The following are from one region of the Coffea eugenioides isolate CCC68of chromosome 2, Ceug_1.0, whole genome shotgun sequence genome:
- the LOC113764108 gene encoding cyclin-L1-1 gives MIYTAIDTFYLTDEQLENSPSRKDGIDIATETTLRIYGCDLIQESGILLRLPQAVMATGQVLFHRFYCKKTFARFNVKRVAASCVWLASKLEESPRKARQVLVVFHRMECRRENLPIEHLDTSLKKYVELKADLVRTERHLLKEMGFICHVEHPHKFISNYLRVLETPELSQEAWNLANDSLRTTLCVRFKSEVVACGVVYAAARRFQVPLPENPPWWKAFDADKSGIDEVCRVLAHLYSLPKAQYIPVCKDGGSFTTSNKSWDLSPQPPREGSLSVPPANDNNTSPRGTSTGANQESGKDAQSKGASDKLNDSKKSDGESRSLPTDGESREEPLSKSMSEHKTEASEERDKNERDRDRSKEKERVKSRDRDRGRESDRERERERERERERQDSERDRDKIKDRSHRSRDKGHGEKSKHHSSRDREYHSSYSSREKDRRRHH, from the exons ATGATTTACACAGCCATCGACACATTTTACTTAACTGATGAGCAACTAGAAAATTCGCCTTCTAGGAAGGATGGGATCGATATAGCTACTGAAACTACATTACGAATCTATGGTTGTGATCTCATCCAGGAGAGCGGGATTTTGCTCAGATT ACCTCAGGCTGTCATGGCAACTGGCCAAGTTTTATTCCACCGGTTTTATTGTAAAAAAACATTTGCTCGTTTCAACgtgaag AGGGTTGCTGCGAGCTGCGTCTGGCTTGCTTCAAAGCTTGAGGAAAGCCCTAGGAAAGCGAGACAAGTCCTCGTTGTTTTTCATCGTATGGAATGTAGAAGGGAGAACCTGCCAATTGAGCATCTGGATACGTCTTTGAAG AAATATGTGGAGTTGAAGGCAGATTTGGTTAGAACAGAAAGACATCTTTTGAAGGAGATGGGCTTCATCTGCCACGTGGAGCATCCACACAAATTCATATCGAATTACCTACGGGTGCTTGAAACACCTGAACTGAGTCAAGAAGCTTGGAATCTGGCAAATGATAG CTTGCGAACTACTTTGTGTGTGAGATTCAAAAGTGAAGTCGTGGCTTGTGGAGTTGTTTATGCAGCAGCTCGTAGGTTTCAGGTACCCCTACCTGAGAATCCTCCTTGGTGGAAGGCATTTGATGCAGACAAATCTGGGATAGATGAGGTTTGCAGAGTACTTGCCCACTTGTATAGCCTTCCCAAGGCACAGTACATTCCTGTATGCAAGGATGGAGGGTCGTTTACAACATCTAACAAATCATGGGATTTATCGCCTCAGCCACCAAGG GAAGGATCCTTGAGTGTCCCACCTGCAAATGATAATAATACCAGCCCCAGGGGGACATCTACTGGAGCCAATCAAGAATCAGGCAAGGATGCACAATCCAAAGGTGCTTCAGACAAATTAAATGACTCGAAGAAAAGTGATGGGGAATCTAGAAGCTTGCCTACCGATGGAGAGTCAAGAGAAGAACCTCTTTCAAAATCAATGTCCGAGCATAAAACAGAGGCAAGTGAGGAAAGGGACAAGAATGAAAGGGACAGGGATCGCAGCAAGGAGAAGGAGAGAGTGAAATCCCGGGACCGTGATAGGGGAAGGGAATCTGATCGGGAACGAGAACGGGAACGGGAAAGAGAAAGGGAAAGACAGGACAGTGAGAGAGACAGGGATAAAATTAAGGACAGGAGTCATCGCTCAAGGGACAAAG GGCATGGGGAGAAATCGAAACATCACTCTTCTCGAG ATCGCGAGTACCACAGTTCTTATTCATCGAGGGAGAAGGATCGCCGCAGGCATCATTGA
- the LOC113760177 gene encoding protein DMR6-LIKE OXYGENASE 2-like: MPEEAKLKFETTNRLYPVTVRSGSTIHDKSNQTVLFWRDYLRFFVHPEFYCPDKPQELRDLISEYSQRTRDLASKLLQGVSKSLGMEKDNIQKAMDLDHGTQIFAANYYPPCPQPELAIGIPPHTDHGLLTFLLQNGVGGLEIQHKGQWFHVNALPNSIFVNAADQLEILSNGKHKSVWHRAVVNNEKTRITLVVPNGPSPDTIVTPTAPLLREAPAAYGPMKYMEYVNVQRVTRLHEKPLLDRLKLH, translated from the exons ATGCCGGAGGAGGCGAAGCTTAAGTTTGAAACCACAAATCGCCTGTATCCTGTCACGGTCAGGTCTGGCAGCACAATCCACgataaatccaaccaaacaGTCCTCTTCTGGAGAGATTATCTAAGGTTCTTTGTGCATCCAGAGTTTTACTGTCCTGATAAACCCCAAGAGTTGAG GGATCTTATATCGGAGTATTCACAAAGAACCAGAGATTTGGCTAGCAAATTACTCCAAGGAGTATCAAAAAGCTTGGGCATGGAAAAAGACAACATCCAGAAAGCCATGGACTTGGATCATGGCACCCAAATCTTCGCTGCAAATTACTATCCACCCTGTCCTCAACCTGAATTGGCAATAGGCATACCACCTCACACAGATCATGGCCTTTTGACCTTTCTTCTGCAAAATGGAGTTGGAGGCCTTGAGATACAACACAAAGGCCAGTGGTTCCACGTTAATGCCCTTCCCAACTCCATTTTCGTCAACGCTGCCGATCAGCTCGAG ATATTGAGCAACGGGAAGCACAAGAGTGTGTGGCACAGAGCGGTTGTGAACAACGAAAAGACTAGAATTACCTTAGTGGTGCCGAATGGTCCGTCACCTGATACAATTGTCACCCCAACCGCGCCGCTGCTGCGTGAAGCTCCGGCAGCATATGGTCCGATGAAGTACATGGAATACGTGAATGTACAACGTGTGACCAGACTTCACGAGAAGCCCCTCTTGGATCGACTCAAGCTGCATTAA